In Moorella sp. Hama-1, a single genomic region encodes these proteins:
- a CDS encoding KDGP aldolase: METRIKLINGKCAVNVLARDPDNARELYEAAEGSIIIGVLVKKFPTDDECIDYIRQLQGVVDVVSIGLGQGDPGAWQRVATVAAGVDAGHVNQVFPATAYTIGLLKARGLDHQIVNALVAPSGKPGWVRISTGPLSEKCQEQAVVPAEVAATMVKEIGGQSIKFFPIEGTKHLDEVRAMARAAVQAGITMFEPTGGLTPDNVDQVVAACLEEGCQVVTPHIYGALVDKRTGLTNVAAVKEIMVKLQKLG; this comes from the coding sequence ATGGAAACAAGGATTAAGTTAATTAACGGTAAATGTGCCGTCAACGTCCTGGCCCGGGACCCGGATAATGCCCGGGAGCTTTATGAAGCAGCTGAAGGAAGTATCATCATTGGCGTCCTGGTTAAAAAATTTCCTACTGACGATGAGTGCATCGACTATATCCGGCAGTTGCAGGGGGTCGTCGACGTCGTTTCCATTGGCCTGGGCCAGGGTGATCCTGGTGCCTGGCAGCGGGTCGCTACAGTGGCAGCGGGAGTCGATGCCGGTCATGTTAACCAGGTGTTTCCGGCAACTGCTTACACCATAGGTTTACTCAAAGCTCGGGGCCTGGACCACCAGATTGTCAATGCCCTGGTTGCGCCGTCGGGCAAACCGGGATGGGTGCGTATTTCTACTGGTCCCCTGAGCGAAAAGTGCCAGGAGCAGGCCGTAGTCCCGGCCGAGGTTGCCGCCACCATGGTTAAGGAGATCGGGGGGCAATCCATTAAATTCTTCCCCATCGAGGGAACCAAACACCTGGATGAAGTTAGGGCCATGGCCCGGGCCGCCGTCCAAGCCGGTATTACCATGTTCGAGCCCACGGGAGGCTTAACCCCGGACAACGTTGACCAAGTGGTGGCCGCCTGCCTGGAGGAAGGATGCCAGGTGGTCACGCCCCATATCTACGGTGCTCTGGTAGATAAAAGGACAGGCCTGACCAATGTGGCGGCGGTTAAGGAGATAATGGTGAAGTTGCAGAAGCTGGGCTGA
- a CDS encoding aminotransferase class V-fold PLP-dependent enzyme, giving the protein MGYLQELGLRKIVNAAGKMTYLGGSTISEEVLAAMAEAGHSYIEMERLQEAASRVISDLTGAEAGMITSCAAAGIATAIAATLTGTDLAAVEGLPDTGGRPAEVIIQKGHTVNFGANITQIAGMTGARLKEIGSCNETKDYQLQGAINEGTAAILFVVSHHTVQAGMLPLEQVVAIAAARQVPVVVDAAAETDLRKYIAVGASLVIYSGQKAVGAPTSGFICGKKDLIAACLLQAKGMARAMKIGKEAMVGLLVALQQYARKDSKAEQERQLALLEKIRAGLQGVNTRIAKDATRPIYRLELLLPVNDERNAAKELIKELETGPICIKTRNHQADVGIVAIDPRPLQPGDAEIIIKRINEILK; this is encoded by the coding sequence ATGGGCTATTTACAGGAACTGGGCTTAAGAAAGATAGTGAATGCGGCCGGCAAGATGACCTACCTGGGTGGTTCGACCATAAGTGAAGAAGTCCTGGCAGCCATGGCCGAGGCCGGCCACAGTTATATCGAAATGGAGCGTTTACAGGAGGCTGCCAGCCGGGTTATCAGCGATTTGACGGGTGCCGAGGCCGGGATGATTACCTCCTGTGCTGCCGCCGGTATAGCCACGGCTATAGCCGCGACCTTGACAGGGACAGACCTGGCGGCAGTGGAGGGCCTCCCCGATACAGGTGGGCGGCCGGCGGAAGTGATTATTCAAAAGGGCCACACCGTCAACTTTGGTGCCAACATTACCCAGATCGCCGGCATGACCGGCGCCCGGCTCAAAGAAATCGGCTCCTGTAATGAAACGAAGGATTACCAGCTCCAGGGAGCTATCAATGAAGGGACGGCGGCTATTCTTTTTGTAGTCTCCCATCATACCGTGCAGGCGGGCATGCTGCCCCTGGAGCAGGTTGTGGCCATAGCTGCCGCCCGGCAGGTACCGGTAGTAGTTGACGCCGCTGCCGAGACGGATTTACGGAAATATATAGCCGTAGGGGCTTCCCTGGTTATCTACAGCGGTCAGAAGGCTGTGGGTGCTCCTACCTCGGGCTTTATCTGCGGCAAGAAGGATTTGATCGCCGCCTGCCTTCTCCAAGCCAAAGGTATGGCCCGGGCGATGAAAATCGGCAAAGAGGCCATGGTCGGCCTGCTGGTGGCCCTGCAGCAATACGCCCGTAAAGACTCTAAGGCTGAGCAGGAGCGGCAGCTGGCGCTGCTGGAGAAAATCAGAGCTGGCTTGCAGGGCGTCAACACTCGAATCGCCAAGGACGCCACCCGGCCCATTTACCGCCTGGAGCTTTTATTGCCGGTCAACGACGAAAGGAACGCCGCCAAAGAATTAATTAAAGAACTCGAAACGGGCCCCATATGTATTAAGACCCGCAATCACCAGGCCGACGTGGGCATTGTGGCCATCGATCCCCGGCCCCTGCAGCCTGGAGATGCTGAGATTATCATCAAACGTATCAATGAAATCTTGAAGTGA
- a CDS encoding YcdB/YcdC domain-containing protein has product MRRLGQRLLVWGLVVLLLVTLFPGGVWAGDKPAVSLEQAIRTVKDNFDIPGDFTSFTSSFNSYDGRSTWSLNWNATDGKGGGFNAQVDAATGEIINMNLWQPVDRPEPGLQVPAISQDEARQAAEKVLKKLAANHLADLQAVPATDQVIPLNNYGPVTYGFSWQRLVNGIPFPENGVNIGVRGDDGRVVNYNLNWTVAPFPAATGAITPEKARQAFGKAGMLELQYYLPPQPGPLNAGQKPSPQLVYILNHPSNGLIDALTGEPLVMDDGRWFKDGAGGMGEIAKLRDGSASQGAAKPLSPEEIKEIEKTAKMISQDAAIAAVKKWLPIPANLTLSSANLATDWQDPATRIWNLSWNASKPDPGQVNYMTARVDATTGELVGFDLAYPSSEDKPGQLDRQGAQQMAEDFLRQVQPERFREVKLDANSRYGPGPIPLKAGQNPPVQYFNYRRLVNGIPFPASGINVTVDTVAKRITHYNLNWGQFDFPAPDNLLPAGQATEAFLKYRPLTLTYTRIFGPNGPGEVRLVYQPVAAPGTPAAAMVDARNGQPLDWQGNPLKQASRPYRFNDIAGNFAEKEINLLGQAGLFGEYGATFHPDENITAVSLLRAMLMAKNGVQGNSDLKDEEVLKRARDQGWLKEDLQPGDSITRENLARLMIRLLNLDHVARIEGIYQVPYTDAASLAPGSLGYVALAWGLGILKGNGTTFEPGHQVTRAEAAAALVRTLSVKP; this is encoded by the coding sequence ATGCGGCGATTGGGGCAACGTCTGCTCGTGTGGGGGCTGGTGGTTCTGCTCCTGGTAACCCTCTTTCCCGGCGGCGTCTGGGCCGGTGACAAGCCGGCGGTCTCTTTAGAGCAGGCCATTCGCACAGTGAAAGACAACTTTGACATCCCTGGGGATTTTACCAGCTTTACTTCCAGTTTCAACAGCTATGACGGCCGTTCTACCTGGTCCCTGAACTGGAACGCCACCGATGGTAAGGGAGGTGGCTTCAACGCCCAGGTGGACGCCGCCACGGGCGAGATCATCAACATGAATCTGTGGCAGCCTGTTGACAGGCCCGAACCCGGTTTGCAAGTACCGGCCATTTCCCAGGACGAAGCCCGGCAGGCGGCCGAGAAAGTCCTCAAAAAGCTGGCCGCCAACCACCTCGCTGACCTGCAGGCGGTGCCAGCTACCGACCAGGTCATTCCCCTCAACAACTACGGGCCCGTTACTTATGGTTTCAGCTGGCAGCGGCTGGTCAACGGCATCCCCTTCCCGGAAAACGGCGTGAACATCGGTGTCCGGGGCGATGACGGCCGGGTGGTCAATTATAACCTCAACTGGACCGTGGCACCTTTTCCTGCCGCCACCGGGGCCATCACCCCGGAAAAGGCGCGGCAGGCCTTTGGTAAGGCCGGTATGCTGGAGCTACAGTATTATTTGCCGCCCCAACCAGGGCCCCTGAACGCCGGCCAGAAACCAAGCCCGCAACTGGTCTATATCCTCAACCACCCCTCCAACGGCTTGATTGACGCCCTCACGGGCGAGCCCCTGGTAATGGATGACGGCCGGTGGTTCAAAGACGGCGCCGGGGGTATGGGCGAGATCGCCAAGCTGCGCGACGGGTCTGCCTCCCAGGGTGCCGCCAAGCCCCTGAGCCCCGAGGAAATAAAGGAAATCGAGAAAACGGCCAAAATGATCAGCCAGGATGCCGCCATCGCTGCCGTCAAGAAATGGCTGCCGATCCCGGCCAACCTGACCTTAAGTAGCGCCAACCTGGCCACCGACTGGCAGGATCCGGCAACCCGTATCTGGAACCTGTCCTGGAACGCCAGTAAACCCGACCCCGGCCAGGTCAATTATATGACCGCCCGGGTCGACGCCACCACCGGGGAACTGGTAGGCTTCGACCTGGCCTACCCGTCCTCCGAGGACAAGCCGGGACAACTGGACCGCCAGGGAGCGCAGCAAATGGCCGAGGATTTCCTGCGCCAGGTCCAACCGGAACGCTTCCGGGAGGTCAAACTGGATGCTAACTCCAGGTACGGCCCCGGACCCATTCCTTTAAAAGCAGGGCAAAACCCGCCCGTCCAGTACTTCAATTACCGCCGGCTGGTCAACGGCATCCCCTTCCCGGCCAGCGGCATTAACGTAACGGTAGATACGGTGGCCAAACGCATCACCCATTATAACTTAAATTGGGGGCAATTCGATTTTCCCGCCCCGGATAACCTGCTGCCAGCGGGTCAGGCCACTGAGGCTTTCCTGAAGTACCGGCCCTTAACCCTGACCTACACCCGGATCTTCGGTCCCAATGGCCCGGGGGAAGTCCGCCTGGTCTACCAGCCTGTGGCGGCACCGGGCACCCCGGCGGCCGCCATGGTCGACGCCCGGAACGGCCAGCCCCTGGACTGGCAGGGGAACCCCTTGAAGCAGGCCTCCCGGCCCTATCGCTTTAACGACATCGCCGGCAACTTCGCGGAAAAGGAGATTAACCTTCTGGGCCAGGCCGGCCTTTTCGGCGAGTACGGCGCCACCTTCCATCCCGATGAAAATATCACCGCCGTTTCCCTCCTGCGGGCCATGCTCATGGCGAAAAACGGCGTCCAGGGCAACAGCGATCTCAAGGATGAGGAGGTTCTCAAACGGGCCCGGGACCAGGGCTGGCTGAAGGAAGACCTGCAGCCCGGTGATAGCATTACCCGGGAGAACCTGGCCAGGCTCATGATCCGCCTCCTCAACCTGGATCATGTCGCCCGGATCGAGGGGATTTACCAGGTGCCCTATACCGACGCCGCTTCCCTGGCGCCCGGCTCCCTGGGCTACGTGGCCCTGGCCTGGGGCCTGGGTATCTTGAAGGGCAATGGCACCACCTTTGAGCCCGGCCACCAGGTGACCCGGGCCGAAGCCGCCGCCGCCCTGGTGCGCACCCTGAGCGTTAAACCGTAA
- the xylB gene encoding xylulokinase, producing MSRYIIAVDLGTSSCKVTAITPEGKFLSSRTGTYPVNQPRPDWAEQDPAAWWEASVNAIKEILADLKKDDHQPIGLSLSSQMAGLVLTDATGEVLAPALIWLDRRSQDEAKELAGKFGAATVYRRTGCHIDPSYPAAKLLWLKNNHPEIYQRAGKILGVKDYLFYCLTGRFITDPSSASTTQFFNIVECRWEEEILKYVGITTAQLPEVQPSTAVHPLSGAAAAALGLSAGLPVAVGAGDGVCASLGAGAIEPGQACVTLGTSGVLRITADRPVRDKKGRLFCYCLQPGVWLGGGATNAAGNSLAWFKSRFYREATYDLINNDVLKAPPGAGGLIFLPYLMGERAPIWDPNAKGVFWGLTMDHECRHLARAVMEGVAYSLKDIQERLEDMGIAIEVIKATGGGSKSGVWRQILADVLDKKVVDSPPDGTPLGAAMLVAVGLGMYNDLAAAGAMVHYSSISLPRQEYREVYDQGFYRYREIYRRNADLM from the coding sequence TTGAGCCGTTATATCATTGCCGTTGATCTGGGCACCAGTAGTTGCAAAGTAACAGCCATCACTCCTGAAGGTAAATTTTTAAGCAGCCGGACCGGGACTTATCCGGTGAACCAGCCCCGGCCCGATTGGGCGGAACAGGACCCGGCAGCCTGGTGGGAGGCGTCCGTAAACGCCATCAAGGAGATACTGGCGGACTTAAAAAAAGATGACCACCAGCCAATAGGCCTATCCCTGAGCAGCCAGATGGCCGGGTTGGTCCTCACGGATGCCACCGGTGAGGTCCTGGCGCCGGCCTTGATCTGGTTAGATCGTCGCAGTCAAGATGAAGCGAAGGAACTGGCCGGGAAATTCGGGGCCGCAACTGTTTACCGGCGTACTGGCTGCCATATCGACCCCAGCTATCCGGCGGCCAAACTCCTCTGGCTGAAGAATAACCATCCGGAAATTTATCAAAGGGCTGGCAAGATCCTGGGGGTCAAGGATTATCTATTCTACTGCCTGACGGGACGCTTCATCACCGACCCTTCCAGTGCCTCGACTACCCAGTTCTTTAATATCGTTGAATGTCGCTGGGAAGAAGAGATCTTGAAGTATGTGGGGATCACCACAGCGCAATTACCGGAAGTCCAGCCGTCTACCGCTGTTCATCCTTTATCCGGGGCGGCGGCGGCCGCCCTGGGGTTATCTGCCGGTCTGCCGGTAGCAGTGGGGGCCGGTGACGGGGTCTGCGCCAGCCTGGGCGCGGGGGCCATCGAACCAGGCCAGGCCTGCGTGACCCTGGGCACCAGCGGGGTCTTACGTATAACGGCCGACCGGCCGGTCCGGGATAAAAAGGGGAGATTGTTCTGCTACTGCCTGCAGCCCGGCGTCTGGCTGGGGGGCGGGGCGACCAACGCCGCCGGCAATTCTTTGGCCTGGTTTAAGTCCCGCTTTTACCGGGAGGCGACCTATGACCTTATCAATAACGACGTCCTGAAAGCCCCTCCGGGGGCTGGAGGCCTCATCTTTTTACCGTATTTAATGGGTGAACGCGCTCCCATCTGGGACCCTAATGCCAAGGGGGTTTTCTGGGGCCTGACCATGGACCATGAATGCCGCCATTTGGCCCGGGCTGTCATGGAAGGGGTGGCCTATTCCCTGAAAGATATCCAGGAGCGCCTAGAGGATATGGGGATAGCCATCGAAGTGATCAAGGCCACGGGGGGCGGTAGTAAGAGCGGGGTCTGGCGTCAGATTCTAGCCGATGTTCTGGATAAAAAGGTCGTCGATTCTCCCCCCGATGGCACTCCTCTGGGTGCAGCCATGTTGGTGGCAGTGGGCCTGGGGATGTATAACGACCTGGCCGCCGCCGGTGCCATGGTCCATTATAGCTCGATCAGTTTACCAAGGCAGGAATACCGGGAAGTCTATGATCAAGGGTTTTACCGCTACCGGGAAATCTATCGTCGCAACGCCGACTTAATGTGA
- a CDS encoding glycosyltransferase family 4 protein codes for MRILMLSWEYPPQSVGGLARHVEDLAISLAEAHHDVHVLTIGRPGEAAESRENGLTVHRVEAYPIHTPDFLVWVLQLNARFLEEAMILMRRYGPFQIIHAHDWLVAFTGRAMKHAYHLPLIATIHATEAGRNHGLHNDLQRYINSVEWWLTYEAWRVIVCSQHMRQEVQGLFQLPADKITIIPNGVYSKKFRAGIVDPKIRQRYAAPNEKILFFVGRLVIEKGVQVLLEAMPRILAACPEAKLVIAGRGPMEGQLQNRARELGVAHKVCFAGYIDDRTRNQLYRAARVAVFPSLYEPFGIVALEAMAAGTPVVASETGGLAEIITHGVDGMRAYPGNAGSLADNILAVLGDDALAERLRANGHRLVTEVYDWENIARRTVDVYREVYNQYRRTPWPERPSVIARLWRFTPTSAEERGQEREQPLPLGGRYDLARYRANLVNQHRGRGEG; via the coding sequence ATGCGGATCTTAATGCTTTCCTGGGAATACCCGCCCCAGAGTGTCGGCGGGCTGGCCCGCCACGTGGAGGACCTGGCCATCTCCCTGGCGGAAGCCCACCACGACGTCCACGTCCTGACCATCGGTCGGCCCGGCGAGGCCGCTGAAAGCCGGGAGAACGGCCTGACCGTCCACCGGGTGGAGGCCTACCCCATTCATACCCCGGACTTTCTCGTCTGGGTGCTGCAGCTCAACGCCCGCTTCCTGGAAGAGGCCATGATCCTCATGCGCCGGTACGGCCCCTTTCAAATTATCCATGCCCACGACTGGCTGGTGGCCTTCACCGGTCGGGCTATGAAGCATGCCTATCATTTACCCCTCATCGCCACCATCCACGCGACAGAGGCCGGCCGCAACCACGGCCTCCATAACGACCTGCAGCGTTACATTAACAGCGTTGAGTGGTGGCTGACCTATGAGGCCTGGCGGGTCATCGTCTGCAGCCAGCATATGCGCCAGGAGGTCCAGGGGTTATTCCAACTGCCCGCGGATAAGATCACCATTATCCCCAACGGGGTCTACAGTAAAAAATTTCGGGCCGGTATAGTCGACCCGAAGATCCGGCAGCGTTACGCCGCACCTAATGAAAAAATTCTCTTCTTTGTCGGCCGCCTGGTCATCGAAAAGGGCGTCCAGGTTCTCCTGGAGGCTATGCCCCGCATCCTGGCCGCCTGCCCGGAGGCCAAGCTGGTGATCGCCGGCCGGGGGCCCATGGAGGGCCAGCTTCAGAACCGGGCCCGGGAACTGGGCGTTGCCCATAAAGTCTGTTTTGCCGGCTATATCGACGATCGCACCCGCAACCAGCTCTACCGGGCCGCCCGGGTGGCCGTTTTCCCCAGCCTGTATGAGCCCTTTGGCATCGTCGCCCTGGAGGCCATGGCCGCCGGCACGCCGGTGGTGGCCAGCGAAACCGGCGGCCTGGCGGAGATAATCACCCACGGCGTCGACGGCATGCGCGCCTATCCCGGCAACGCCGGCTCCCTGGCAGACAACATCCTGGCGGTCCTGGGTGACGACGCCCTGGCGGAGAGATTGCGGGCCAACGGCCACCGCCTGGTTACAGAGGTCTACGACTGGGAGAATATCGCCCGGCGCACGGTTGACGTTTACCGGGAGGTTTACAACCAGTACCGGCGCACCCCCTGGCCGGAGCGGCCCTCGGTCATAGCCCGCCTGTGGCGCTTTACACCCACCTCGGCGGAGGAGAGGGGCCAGGAACGGGAACAGCCCCTGCCCCTGGGCGGGCGTTATGACCTGGCCCGGTATCGGGCCAATCTGGTCAACCAGCACCGGGGCCGGGGCGAGGGGTAA
- a CDS encoding MarC family protein gives MSVFFLHALVSMLAIMNPIGNLPIFISLVEGETPAYQIATARRATLTAFSFLTLFALLGNNILLFFGITLAAFRVAGSIILFGIGLKILQGRNIHSSHNLSSAINEDILAKDDVAITPLATPILAGPGSITTVMLLVGAEWQIQTILLTIAAVAIVSLGTYLVFRYSTLITRYLGPLEMNIISRVMGLLLAVIAVQMGASGLLELFPCLGR, from the coding sequence GTGTCCGTCTTTTTCCTCCACGCCTTGGTATCCATGCTGGCCATTATGAATCCCATTGGTAACTTGCCCATTTTTATTTCTCTGGTCGAAGGGGAGACGCCGGCTTACCAGATCGCCACCGCCCGACGGGCTACCCTGACCGCCTTTAGTTTTCTCACCCTCTTTGCCTTGCTGGGCAATAATATCCTGCTATTCTTCGGCATTACCCTGGCCGCCTTCCGGGTGGCCGGTAGTATTATCCTCTTCGGCATCGGGCTGAAAATCCTCCAGGGCCGGAATATCCACAGCAGTCACAACCTGTCGTCGGCTATTAATGAAGACATCCTGGCGAAGGACGACGTAGCTATCACCCCCCTGGCCACCCCCATCCTGGCCGGCCCCGGTTCCATAACCACCGTCATGCTCTTGGTGGGCGCCGAGTGGCAAATCCAGACTATTCTCCTGACCATCGCCGCCGTAGCCATCGTGAGCCTGGGCACCTACCTGGTATTTCGTTACTCCACCCTGATTACCCGCTATCTGGGACCCCTGGAGATGAACATCATCAGCCGCGTTATGGGCCTCCTCCTGGCGGTGATCGCCGTCCAGATGGGCGCCTCCGGTTTGCTGGAACTCTTCCCGTGCCTGGGTAGGTAA